One genomic segment of Scophthalmus maximus strain ysfricsl-2021 chromosome 3, ASM2237912v1, whole genome shotgun sequence includes these proteins:
- the si:dkey-178k16.1 gene encoding band 4.1-like protein 1 isoform X3, whose amino-acid sequence MTTEKASAEETTSAMEGDAVRTSQVHEDHGDMDDSSDQTPSKASRSPQKSNKRPKTVPVKVTLLDGSDYEAAVEKFAKGQTLLDMVCGHLNLLERDYFGLSFQDTDNSKNWLDPSKEIKKQIRVGAWIFGCSVKFYPPDPSVLIEDITRYYLCLQLRDDILSGRLPCSFVTHALLGSYTVQAEVGDYEPEEHGPDYVSDFRFAPNQTRELEERVMELHRNYRGMSPAEAEVNFLENAKKLSMYGVDLHHAKDSEGIDIMLGVSANGLLIYRDRLRINRFAWPKILKISYKRSNFYIKIRPGEYEQFESTIGFKLPNHRASKRLWKVCIEHHTFFRLVSPEPPPKGFLVIGSKFRYSGRTQAQTRQASALIDRPAPQFDRSVSKRYLLPRSLDGASALGDSLDQLSQRSSSERTQFMSREDLDQEGSLDLDHDHYHYQDQDQDQYTDQELEQHEGHDPKQSRGDSISTSARTLELKQFLDKPEDVLQKHQASINELKRALKQPNSKMAQREKRLSSATPPGGTPERKSATGDDKLIDKQDAYEGALDACAKEKSKTSSMVRNTFASWTEANTNNCQTTMDSLRARPRTSLKQETDSTATVLTDAKPTGDSSPANRPHDSVQARYAHQVNGYGSPPDKQRNATKSTSGRHCQYEHNIHRERPKNLETPVAVESLPKGRGGGTERDERDRETWTVNAPSPTGANDCNKTGNSHPEVTKLVPLKPQRSKKSLNKENKGDVRPQTQSQPDRGVVVAAGDVQMTKSKDGSCEAERRLDDNTPPQSAADVVKEKSAAARYDREATMSHQHQTPLYQQMKNELFGQQELRDCRDTMGTNQWTRGGGVLHEDHFQENLFSSAKFPTAPPRTLPLKTQWSRDRQSNTDSSHIHYRTPSQETAKRKQAETPPTPAIHEELFSETSREPWERRLGSVSEDDQDQELLYLKETHLGIERKCSSITVSSTSSLEAEVDFTVLTDLHTGMEEFSRGMSELGERDLSPDGGLCFGIDFLQQQGPSEPLPPLVSAPPPRGASGSPPAKHIQAEEVRHEIKRPDAQPVVPKKPKRSVPVSSSVDREQSHREASRAPAVKPLSREASDVMPTPTVRKTDVRTETQPNGSEVTTTIMEFTDQDHGILGLGEVCYSTRQSVSPVHMGSLGREASGSPILVTENVTSATTQVTKTVKGGYSETRIEKRIIITGDDDVDQEQALAIAIQEAKQQHPDMQVTKAVVVRETESSTEDRHGTSES is encoded by the exons ATGACAACAGAGAAGGCTTCGGCTGAGGAGACGACGAGCGCAATGGAGGGTGACGCCGTGAGGACCAGTCAG GTTCATGAGGACCATGGGGACATGGATGATAGCTCAGACCAGACCCCCAGCAAAGCCTCCAGATCCCCGCAGAAAAGCAACAAGCGGCCCAAGACTGTCCCTGTCAAAGTCACTCTGCTCGACGGCTCAGACTATGAGGCTGCAGTTGAG aaaTTTGCCAAGGGCCAAACCCTGCTGGACATGGTGTGTGGCCATCTGAACTTGCTGGAGAGGGACTACTTCGGCCTGTCTTTCCAGGACACGGATAACTCCAAG AATTGGTTGGATCCTTCCAAAGAGATTAAGAAGCAAATTCGGG TTGGCGCCTGGATTTTCGGATGTTCTGTCAAGTTTTACCCTCCAGACCCGTCCGTGCTCATTGAAGACATCACCAG gtACTACCTGTGCCTGCAGCTGCGGGACGACATCCTGTCGGGACGACTGCCCTGCTCGTTTGTCACCCACGCTCTTCTGGGCTCCTACACCGTCCAGGCAGAGGTGGGAGACTACGAGCCTGAGGAACACGGCCCCGACTACGTCAGCGACTTCCGATTTGCCCCCAATCAGACAcgtgagctggaggagagggtgatggagcTTCACCGCAACTACAG GGGAATGAGTCCAGCGGAGGCCGAGGTTAACTTTCTAGAAAATGCCAAGAAGCTCTCGATGTATGGAGTGGACCTGCATCACGCTAAG GATTCAGAAGGAATTGACATAATGCTCGGAGTGAGCGCCAACGGTCTGCTCATCTACAGAGACCGCCTCAGGATCAACCGGTTCGCCTGGCCAAAAATCCTCAAGATCTCCTATAAAAGAAGCAACTTCTACATTAAGATCCGCCCGGGAGAG TATGAACAGTTTGAGAGCACCATAGGCTTCAAGCTGCCCAATCATCGGGCCTCGAAGCGATTGTGGAAGGTCTGCATCGAGCACCACACCTTCTTCAG GTTGGTCTCTCCGGAGCCGCCTCCCAAGGGCTTCCTGGTGATTGGCTCCAAGTTCCGGTACAGCGGGCGAACCCAAGCCCAGACCCGACAGGCCAGCGCTCTCATTGACAGGCCTGCCCCACAGTTCGACCGGTCCGTTAGCAAGAGGTACTTGCTGCCCCGAAGCCTTGATGGAG CCTCAGCTCTCGGTGATAGCCTGGACCAGTTGTCCCAGCGAAGCTCCAGTGAACGCACACAGTTCATGTCCAGAGAAGACCTAGACCAAGAGGGcagcctggacctggaccaTGATCACTACCACTATCAGGACCAAGACCAGGACCAGTACACAGATCAAGAGCTGGAGCAACATGAAGGTCACGATCCCAAGCAGTCGCGGGGCGACAGCATCTCAACATCCGCGAGGACTTTAGAGCTCAAG CAGTTCTTGGATAAACCAGAAGATGTTCTACAGAAGCACCAGGCCAGCATCAATGAGCTGAAGAGGGCTCTGAAGCAGCCCAACAGCAAGATGGCCCAGAGGGAGAAACGCCTCTCCTCGGCCACTCCCCCCGGTGGAACCCCTGAGCGGAAATCA GCGACCGGTGATGACAAATTGATTGACAAGCAGGATGCTTATGAAGGAGCGCTGGACGCTTGCGCTAAAGAAAAGAGTAAGACCTCCTCTATGGTTAGAAACACGTTTGCTTCTTGGACTGAAGCAAATACGAACAATTGTCAAACAACCATGGACTCCTTGAGAGCTAGACCCCGAACATCTCTGAAACAGGAAACGGACTCCACAGCAACGGTACTAACGGACGCAAAGCCCACGGGTGATTCCTCACCAGCTAACAGGCCTCATGATTCTGTACAAGCAAGGTATGCCCATCAAGTAAATGGATATGGATCTCCACCAGACAAGCAGAGGAATGCAACGAAAAGCACAAGTGGGAGGCATTGTCAGTACGAGCACAACATTCATCGAGAGAGGCCGAAGAACTTGGAAACTCCGGTGGCAGTGGAATCTCTCCCAaagggcaggggggggggaactgagCGAGACGAGAGGGACCGTGAGACTTGGACAGTAAATGCCCCGAGCCCCACGGGAGCCAACGATTGCAACAAAACTGGGAACTCGCACCCAGAAGTCACCAAACTGGTCCCTCTGAAGCCACAGCGATCGAAGAAGTCTTTGAATAAAGAGAACAAAGGTGATGTGCGCCCTCAAACCCAGAGCCAGCCGGATAGAGGCGTCGTTGTCGCGGCTGGGGATGTACAGATGACAAAATCAAAAGACGGATCCTGTGAGGCAGAAAGGAGGCTAGATGATAATACTCCACCGCAATCCGCCGCCGATGTTGTCAAGGAAAAGTCAGCAGCCGCCAGATACGACCGTGAAGCCACAATGTCCCATCAGCACCAAACTCCACTATATCAACAGATGAAGAATGAGTTGTTTGGACAACAGGAGCTCAGGGACTGCAGAGACACAATGGGGACAAATCAGTGGACAAGAGGAGGCGGCGTGCTGCATGAAGATCATTTTCAGGAGAATCTCTTTTCGAGCGCCAAATTCCCAACAGCCCCCCCTCGAACTCTCCCTCTGAAAACGCAGTGGTCCAGGGACAGGCAGAGCAACACGGACAGCAGCCACATCCACTACCGGACGCCCAGCCAAGAAACAGCCAAGAGGAAGCAAGCG GAGACGCCTCCCACACCTGCGATTCACGAAGAGCTTTTCAGCGAAACTTCG aggGAACCATGGGAGAGACGCCTGGGCTCCGTGTCAGAGGatgaccaggaccaggagctCCTGTACCTAAAGGAAACCCACCTGGGCATCGAGCGCAAGTGTTCCAGCATCACGGTCAGCTCCACGTCCAGCCTGGAGGCCGAGGTGGATTTCACCGTCCTCACAGACTTGCACACAGGCATGGAGGAGTTCTCCAGGGGCATGTCAGAGCTGGGAGAGAGGGACCTGTCACCTGACGGGGGCCTGTGTTTTGGCATCGACTTCCTTCAGCAGCAGGGCCCCTCTGAGCCACTGCCTCCCTTAGTATCGGCCCCCCCGCCAAGGGGAGCCAGCGGCAGCCCCCCAGCTAAGCACATCCAGGCTGAAGAAGTCCGACATGAGATCAAACGACCCGATGCTCAG ccTGTTGTTCCTAAAAAACCAAAGAGATCCGTGCCGGTGTCGTCGTCAGTTGACAGAGAGCAGTCGCACAGAGAAGCCAGTCGCGCCCCCGCTGTCAAACCCCTGAGCAGGGAGGCCAGCGACGTCATGCCCACACCGACAGTGAGGAAGACGGATGTCAGGACGGAGACGCAGCCCaacgggtcagaggtcaccacaACCATCATGGAGTTCACAGATCAG GATCACGGAATCCTTGGCCTGGGTGAAGTTTGTTACTCCACGAGACAGAGTGTATCCCCT GTGCACATGGGCAGTCTCGGGCGAGAGGCGTCAGGGTCGCCCATCCTTGTCACGGAAAATGTTACCTCGGCAACCACTCAAGTCACCAAG ACCGTGAAAGGGGGATATTCAGAGACCAGGATCGAGAAGAGGATCATAATCACAGGGGACGATGATGTAGACCAAGAGCAG GCTCTGGCTATTGCAATACAGGAAGCGAAGCAGCAGCATCCAGACATGCAGGTGACCAAGGCAGTCGTTGTCAGGGAAACGGAATCGTCCACTGAGGATCGACACGGCACATCAGAG TCCTGA
- the si:dkey-178k16.1 gene encoding band 4.1-like protein 1 isoform X4, with translation MTTEKASAEETTSAMEGDAVRTSQVHEDHGDMDDSSDQTPSKASRSPQKSNKRPKTVPVKVTLLDGSDYEAAVEKFAKGQTLLDMVCGHLNLLERDYFGLSFQDTDNSKNWLDPSKEIKKQIRVGAWIFGCSVKFYPPDPSVLIEDITRYYLCLQLRDDILSGRLPCSFVTHALLGSYTVQAEVGDYEPEEHGPDYVSDFRFAPNQTRELEERVMELHRNYRGMSPAEAEVNFLENAKKLSMYGVDLHHAKDSEGIDIMLGVSANGLLIYRDRLRINRFAWPKILKISYKRSNFYIKIRPGEYEQFESTIGFKLPNHRASKRLWKVCIEHHTFFRLVSPEPPPKGFLVIGSKFRYSGRTQAQTRQASALIDRPAPQFDRSVSKRYLLPRSLDGASALGDSLDQLSQRSSSERTQFMSREDLDQEGSLDLDHDHYHYQDQDQDQYTDQELEQHEGHDPKQSRGDSISTSARTLELKSEEAGSHVDSKPEDLATPRPKQEQFLDKPEDVLQKHQASINELKRALKQPNSKMAQREKRLSSATPPGGTPERKSETPPTPAIHEELFSETSREPWERRLGSVSEDDQDQELLYLKETHLGIERKCSSITVSSTSSLEAEVDFTVLTDLHTGMEEFSRGMSELGERDLSPDGGLCFGIDFLQQQGPSEPLPPLVSAPPPRGASGSPPAKHIQAEEVRHEIKRPDAQPVVPKKPKRSVPVSSSVDREQSHREASRAPAVKPLSREASDVMPTPTVRKTDVRTETQPNGSEVTTTIMEFTDQDHGILGLGEVCYSTRQSVSPVHMGSLGREASGSPILVTENVTSATTQVTKTVKGGYSETRIEKRIIITGDDDVDQEQALAIAIQEAKQQHPDMQVTKAVVVRETESSTEDRHGTSES, from the exons ATGACAACAGAGAAGGCTTCGGCTGAGGAGACGACGAGCGCAATGGAGGGTGACGCCGTGAGGACCAGTCAG GTTCATGAGGACCATGGGGACATGGATGATAGCTCAGACCAGACCCCCAGCAAAGCCTCCAGATCCCCGCAGAAAAGCAACAAGCGGCCCAAGACTGTCCCTGTCAAAGTCACTCTGCTCGACGGCTCAGACTATGAGGCTGCAGTTGAG aaaTTTGCCAAGGGCCAAACCCTGCTGGACATGGTGTGTGGCCATCTGAACTTGCTGGAGAGGGACTACTTCGGCCTGTCTTTCCAGGACACGGATAACTCCAAG AATTGGTTGGATCCTTCCAAAGAGATTAAGAAGCAAATTCGGG TTGGCGCCTGGATTTTCGGATGTTCTGTCAAGTTTTACCCTCCAGACCCGTCCGTGCTCATTGAAGACATCACCAG gtACTACCTGTGCCTGCAGCTGCGGGACGACATCCTGTCGGGACGACTGCCCTGCTCGTTTGTCACCCACGCTCTTCTGGGCTCCTACACCGTCCAGGCAGAGGTGGGAGACTACGAGCCTGAGGAACACGGCCCCGACTACGTCAGCGACTTCCGATTTGCCCCCAATCAGACAcgtgagctggaggagagggtgatggagcTTCACCGCAACTACAG GGGAATGAGTCCAGCGGAGGCCGAGGTTAACTTTCTAGAAAATGCCAAGAAGCTCTCGATGTATGGAGTGGACCTGCATCACGCTAAG GATTCAGAAGGAATTGACATAATGCTCGGAGTGAGCGCCAACGGTCTGCTCATCTACAGAGACCGCCTCAGGATCAACCGGTTCGCCTGGCCAAAAATCCTCAAGATCTCCTATAAAAGAAGCAACTTCTACATTAAGATCCGCCCGGGAGAG TATGAACAGTTTGAGAGCACCATAGGCTTCAAGCTGCCCAATCATCGGGCCTCGAAGCGATTGTGGAAGGTCTGCATCGAGCACCACACCTTCTTCAG GTTGGTCTCTCCGGAGCCGCCTCCCAAGGGCTTCCTGGTGATTGGCTCCAAGTTCCGGTACAGCGGGCGAACCCAAGCCCAGACCCGACAGGCCAGCGCTCTCATTGACAGGCCTGCCCCACAGTTCGACCGGTCCGTTAGCAAGAGGTACTTGCTGCCCCGAAGCCTTGATGGAG CCTCAGCTCTCGGTGATAGCCTGGACCAGTTGTCCCAGCGAAGCTCCAGTGAACGCACACAGTTCATGTCCAGAGAAGACCTAGACCAAGAGGGcagcctggacctggaccaTGATCACTACCACTATCAGGACCAAGACCAGGACCAGTACACAGATCAAGAGCTGGAGCAACATGAAGGTCACGATCCCAAGCAGTCGCGGGGCGACAGCATCTCAACATCCGCGAGGACTTTAGAGCTCAAG AGTGAAGAGGCAGGCTCACATGTTGACTCAAAGCCAGAG GATCTGGCCACCCCTCGGCCCAAACAGGAG CAGTTCTTGGATAAACCAGAAGATGTTCTACAGAAGCACCAGGCCAGCATCAATGAGCTGAAGAGGGCTCTGAAGCAGCCCAACAGCAAGATGGCCCAGAGGGAGAAACGCCTCTCCTCGGCCACTCCCCCCGGTGGAACCCCTGAGCGGAAATCA GAGACGCCTCCCACACCTGCGATTCACGAAGAGCTTTTCAGCGAAACTTCG aggGAACCATGGGAGAGACGCCTGGGCTCCGTGTCAGAGGatgaccaggaccaggagctCCTGTACCTAAAGGAAACCCACCTGGGCATCGAGCGCAAGTGTTCCAGCATCACGGTCAGCTCCACGTCCAGCCTGGAGGCCGAGGTGGATTTCACCGTCCTCACAGACTTGCACACAGGCATGGAGGAGTTCTCCAGGGGCATGTCAGAGCTGGGAGAGAGGGACCTGTCACCTGACGGGGGCCTGTGTTTTGGCATCGACTTCCTTCAGCAGCAGGGCCCCTCTGAGCCACTGCCTCCCTTAGTATCGGCCCCCCCGCCAAGGGGAGCCAGCGGCAGCCCCCCAGCTAAGCACATCCAGGCTGAAGAAGTCCGACATGAGATCAAACGACCCGATGCTCAG ccTGTTGTTCCTAAAAAACCAAAGAGATCCGTGCCGGTGTCGTCGTCAGTTGACAGAGAGCAGTCGCACAGAGAAGCCAGTCGCGCCCCCGCTGTCAAACCCCTGAGCAGGGAGGCCAGCGACGTCATGCCCACACCGACAGTGAGGAAGACGGATGTCAGGACGGAGACGCAGCCCaacgggtcagaggtcaccacaACCATCATGGAGTTCACAGATCAG GATCACGGAATCCTTGGCCTGGGTGAAGTTTGTTACTCCACGAGACAGAGTGTATCCCCT GTGCACATGGGCAGTCTCGGGCGAGAGGCGTCAGGGTCGCCCATCCTTGTCACGGAAAATGTTACCTCGGCAACCACTCAAGTCACCAAG ACCGTGAAAGGGGGATATTCAGAGACCAGGATCGAGAAGAGGATCATAATCACAGGGGACGATGATGTAGACCAAGAGCAG GCTCTGGCTATTGCAATACAGGAAGCGAAGCAGCAGCATCCAGACATGCAGGTGACCAAGGCAGTCGTTGTCAGGGAAACGGAATCGTCCACTGAGGATCGACACGGCACATCAGAG TCCTGA